The following proteins come from a genomic window of Citrobacter europaeus:
- the fadJ gene encoding fatty acid oxidation complex subunit alpha FadJ, with protein MEMTSAFTLNVRLDNVAVVTIDVPGEKMNTLKAEFASQVRAILKQIRDNKALRGVVFISAKPDNFIAGADINMIGSCRSAEEAETLARQGQQIMAEINALPIPVIAAIHGACLGGGLEMALACHNRICTDDAKTVLGLPEVQLGLLPGSGGTQRLPRLIGVSTALDMILSGKQLRAKQALKVGLVDEVVPHTILLEAAVELAKKDSSAHRTLPVRERVLAGPLGRALLFRMASKKTAQKTQGNYPATARILEVIETGLAQGSSSGYDAEARAFGELAMTSQSQALRHIFFANTDVKKDPGSDAKPGPLNSVGILGGGLMGGGIAYVTACKGGVPVRIKDINAKGINHALKYSWEQLETKVRRRHIKGSERDKQLALISGSTDYRGFAHRDLIIEAVFEDLALKQQMVAEVEQNCASHTIFASNTSSLPIGDIAANAARPEQVIGLHFFSPVEKMPLVEVIPHATTSEQTIATTVKLAKKQGKTPIVVRDKAGFYVNRILAPYINEAIRMLTEGERVETIDAALVKFGFPVGPIQLLDEVGIDTGTKIIPVLEAAYGERFSAPANVVASILNDDRKGRKNGRGFYLYGVKGRKSKKQVDPAIYTLIGVQGQGRLTAVQIAERCVMLMLNEAARCFDEKIVRSARDGDIGAVFGIGFPPFLGGPFRYMDSLGAGEVVATLQRLTTQYGSRFTPCEQLLQMAERGEKFWNTGETDLNS; from the coding sequence ATGGAAATGACATCGGCTTTTACGCTAAACGTACGTCTGGATAACGTTGCTGTTGTCACCATTGATGTGCCCGGAGAAAAAATGAATACCCTGAAGGCGGAGTTTGCTTCTCAGGTGCGGGCCATTCTGAAACAAATTCGTGATAACAAAGCATTGCGTGGCGTAGTGTTCATTTCGGCTAAACCCGATAACTTCATCGCCGGGGCGGATATCAACATGATCGGTAGCTGTCGCAGCGCAGAGGAAGCCGAAACGCTGGCCCGTCAGGGGCAACAGATTATGGCGGAAATTAATGCCTTGCCGATCCCGGTTATCGCCGCGATTCATGGAGCATGTCTCGGCGGTGGCCTGGAAATGGCGCTGGCGTGCCATAACCGTATTTGTACCGATGATGCTAAAACCGTACTGGGTTTGCCGGAAGTGCAGCTTGGTCTGCTGCCCGGCTCCGGCGGTACGCAGCGACTGCCCCGTCTGATTGGCGTTAGTACCGCGCTGGATATGATCCTCTCCGGAAAACAATTACGCGCAAAACAGGCGCTGAAAGTTGGCTTAGTGGACGAAGTTGTACCGCATACCATTTTACTGGAAGCCGCCGTGGAACTGGCTAAAAAGGACAGTTCCGCTCATCGAACTCTGCCGGTGCGAGAGCGTGTGTTAGCGGGGCCGCTGGGGCGGGCGCTGTTATTCCGCATGGCCAGTAAAAAGACGGCGCAAAAAACGCAAGGTAACTACCCTGCAACAGCACGTATCCTTGAGGTCATCGAAACCGGTCTGGCGCAAGGTAGCAGCAGCGGTTACGACGCAGAAGCCCGCGCGTTTGGTGAACTGGCGATGACATCTCAGTCTCAGGCGCTGCGGCACATCTTTTTTGCCAACACCGATGTGAAAAAGGATCCGGGAAGTGATGCGAAACCCGGCCCGCTTAACAGCGTAGGCATTTTGGGCGGTGGTCTGATGGGCGGCGGTATTGCTTACGTGACGGCCTGTAAAGGCGGCGTACCGGTGCGTATCAAAGACATAAACGCTAAGGGAATCAACCACGCGCTGAAGTACAGCTGGGAACAGCTTGAAACGAAGGTTCGCCGCCGTCATATCAAAGGCAGCGAGCGTGATAAACAGCTGGCGCTGATTTCGGGATCAACCGACTACCGTGGCTTTGCGCATCGCGACCTGATTATTGAAGCCGTTTTTGAAGATCTGGCCTTAAAACAACAGATGGTGGCAGAAGTTGAGCAGAATTGCGCATCTCATACCATTTTTGCCTCAAACACCTCTTCTTTGCCGATTGGCGATATTGCAGCGAACGCTGCCAGGCCTGAACAAGTCATTGGTTTACACTTCTTTAGCCCGGTGGAAAAGATGCCGCTGGTCGAGGTTATCCCGCATGCCACGACCTCTGAGCAGACCATTGCGACAACCGTTAAGCTGGCGAAAAAACAGGGTAAAACACCGATAGTGGTCAGGGATAAGGCTGGATTTTATGTTAACCGCATTTTAGCGCCTTACATCAACGAAGCTATACGTATGCTAACCGAAGGCGAGCGGGTTGAAACCATTGACGCCGCGCTGGTTAAGTTTGGTTTTCCGGTCGGGCCAATCCAACTTTTGGATGAGGTCGGAATTGATACGGGCACTAAAATTATACCAGTGCTTGAGGCTGCATATGGAGAACGTTTTAGCGCGCCTGCAAATGTTGTTGCTTCAATTTTGAATGACGATCGCAAAGGTAGAAAAAATGGTCGGGGTTTCTATCTTTATGGAGTGAAAGGGCGTAAAAGCAAAAAACAGGTCGACCCTGCAATTTATACGCTTATTGGCGTCCAGGGTCAGGGCCGGCTTACCGCCGTGCAGATAGCTGAGCGGTGCGTCATGTTAATGCTCAATGAAGCAGCACGCTGTTTCGACGAGAAGATAGTCCGCAGCGCGCGTGATGGCGACATCGGCGCTGTATTTGGTATTGGTTTTCCGCCATTCCTCGGCGGCCCGTTCCGGTATATGGATTCTCTCGGCGCGGGTGAAGTGGTTGCGACTCTGCAACGGCTGACCACGCAATACGGCTCGCGGTTTACACCGTGTGAGCAGTTATTGCAGATGGCGGAACGCGGTGAAAAATTCTGGAATACTGGGGAAACTGACCTGAATTCATGA
- the prmB gene encoding 50S ribosomal protein L3 N(5)-glutamine methyltransferase, which produces MDKIFVDEAVSELHTIQDMLRWAVSRFSAANIWYGHGTDNPWDEAVQLVLPSLYLPLDIPEDMRTARLTSSERHRIVERVIRRVNERIPVAYLTNKAWFCGHEFYVDERVLVPRSPIGELINNRFAGLINEQPQHILDMCTGSGCIAIACAYAFPEAEVDAVDISTDALAVTEHNIEEHGLIHHVTPIRSDLFRDLLKVQYDLIVTNPPYVDAEDMSDLPNEYRHEPELGLASGSDGLKLTRRILGNAPDYLSDNGILICEVGNSMVHLIEQYPDVPFTWLEFDNGGDGVFMLTKEQLIAAREHFSIYKD; this is translated from the coding sequence GTGGATAAAATTTTCGTCGATGAAGCAGTGAGTGAACTGCATACCATTCAGGACATGTTGCGTTGGGCGGTCAGCCGTTTTAGCGCGGCGAACATCTGGTATGGCCATGGCACGGATAACCCATGGGACGAAGCTGTACAGCTGGTGCTGCCGTCACTTTATCTGCCGCTGGATATTCCAGAAGATATGCGTACCGCGCGTCTGACTTCCAGCGAGCGCCATCGTATTGTTGAACGCGTGATTCGCCGCGTCAATGAGCGCATTCCCGTTGCTTATCTGACCAACAAAGCCTGGTTCTGCGGGCATGAGTTTTATGTAGATGAACGCGTGCTGGTTCCGCGTTCACCAATTGGCGAACTTATTAATAATCGCTTTGCGGGTCTTATCAATGAGCAGCCGCAGCATATCCTCGATATGTGTACCGGCAGCGGCTGTATTGCCATTGCCTGCGCCTATGCGTTCCCGGAAGCCGAAGTCGATGCGGTGGACATTTCCACGGACGCGCTGGCGGTGACCGAACACAACATTGAAGAGCACGGCCTGATCCATCACGTAACGCCGATCCGCTCCGATCTGTTCCGCGACCTGCTGAAAGTCCAGTATGACCTGATTGTGACCAACCCGCCGTATGTCGATGCGGAAGATATGTCAGACCTGCCAAACGAATATCGCCACGAACCTGAGCTGGGTCTGGCGTCCGGCAGCGATGGGCTGAAACTGACCCGCCGCATTCTGGGGAACGCCCCGGACTACCTGTCAGATAACGGTATTCTAATTTGTGAAGTCGGAAACAGCATGGTACATCTGATAGAGCAGTATCCGGATGTACCGTTCACCTGGCTGGAGTTCGACAACGGCGGTGACGGCGTATTCATGCTGACCAAAGAGCAGTTAATCGCTGCTCGCGAGCACTTCAGCATTTATAAAGACTAA
- the mnmC gene encoding bifunctional tRNA (5-methylaminomethyl-2-thiouridine)(34)-methyltransferase MnmD/FAD-dependent 5-carboxymethylaminomethyl-2-thiouridine(34) oxidoreductase MnmC — protein sequence MKQYAIQPANLEFNSEGTPVSRDFDDVYFSNDNGLEETRYVFLGGNHLAQRFPSHSRPLFVVAESGFGTGLNFLTLWQAFSEFRDTHPDATLERLHFISFEKYPLTREDLTLAHQHWSELAPWASALQEQWPLPLAGCHRLLLDEGRVTLDLWFGDINELTCKLDDSLNQKVDAWFLDGFAPAKNPDMWTPTLFNAMARLARPGGTLATFTSAGFVRRGLQEAGFTMQKCKGFGRKREMLCGVMEQTQALPSSAPWFARTGTDKREAAIIGGGIASALLSLALLRRGWQVTLYCADEKPAGGASGNRQGALYPLLSKHDAAINLFFPTAFTFARRLYDALPVEFAHDWCGVTQLAWDEKSQQKIAQMLSLELPDALAIGVDAQQVLQTTGVETGCGGIQYPSGGWLYPAQLTAAVLDYAATLGLRTRYQHTLTSLTRHTASWQLQFASGETATHAAVVLANGHRINSIEQTQSLPVYSVGGQVSHIPATPALSALRQVLCYDGYLTPHNPQNQQHCIGASYHRGSEETAYREDDQQQNRQRLIDCLPNAAWAKEVDVSAHAARCGVRCATRDHMPMVGNVADYDATLSQYATLAEDKEHAVNAPVYSDLFMLGALGSRGLCTAPLCAEILASQMSDEPIPMDASTLAALNPNRLWVRKLLKGKAVK from the coding sequence GTGAAACAATACGCTATACAACCTGCCAACCTTGAATTCAACTCTGAGGGTACACCTGTTTCCCGAGATTTTGACGATGTCTATTTTTCTAATGATAACGGGCTGGAAGAGACACGTTACGTCTTTCTCGGCGGTAACCATCTCGCTCAGCGATTCCCGTCACATTCACGCCCCCTCTTCGTGGTGGCAGAAAGTGGGTTTGGCACCGGACTTAACTTCCTCACGCTCTGGCAGGCATTTTCCGAGTTTCGCGATACTCACCCTGACGCTACCCTGGAAAGATTACATTTCATCAGTTTCGAAAAATATCCGCTAACGCGTGAAGATCTTACTTTAGCCCATCAGCACTGGTCAGAACTTGCGCCGTGGGCCTCGGCGCTGCAAGAGCAATGGCCTCTGCCGCTGGCGGGATGTCATCGTCTGCTGCTTGATGAAGGGCGTGTCACACTGGACCTGTGGTTTGGCGATATTAACGAGCTGACCTGCAAACTGGATGATTCTCTTAATCAAAAGGTGGACGCCTGGTTCCTGGACGGTTTCGCGCCGGCAAAAAACCCGGATATGTGGACGCCAACACTGTTTAATGCGATGGCCCGACTGGCTCGTCCCGGCGGTACATTAGCGACCTTCACATCGGCAGGCTTTGTACGTCGGGGGTTGCAGGAAGCCGGGTTTACAATGCAAAAATGCAAAGGCTTTGGCCGCAAGCGCGAAATGCTCTGTGGCGTAATGGAACAGACTCAGGCACTCCCTTCCTCAGCGCCATGGTTTGCACGTACGGGAACAGATAAACGTGAAGCCGCCATTATTGGCGGGGGGATTGCCAGCGCATTGTTGTCTCTGGCGTTACTGCGCCGTGGCTGGCAGGTCACGCTGTATTGCGCAGACGAAAAACCTGCCGGGGGTGCATCCGGCAATCGCCAGGGTGCGCTCTACCCGCTCCTCAGCAAACATGACGCAGCCATTAATCTGTTTTTCCCCACCGCGTTTACCTTTGCCCGTCGACTGTATGACGCCCTCCCCGTTGAGTTCGCGCATGACTGGTGCGGCGTGACGCAACTGGCATGGGATGAGAAAAGCCAGCAAAAAATCGCGCAGATGCTGTCCCTTGAACTGCCCGATGCGCTCGCCATCGGGGTTGACGCACAGCAGGTGTTACAAACGACAGGCGTGGAAACCGGATGCGGCGGGATTCAGTATCCGAGCGGAGGATGGTTATACCCGGCGCAGTTAACCGCCGCCGTACTGGACTATGCCGCAACGCTGGGATTACGCACCCGCTATCAACATACGCTGACCTCACTGACACGCCACACGGCAAGCTGGCAATTGCAGTTTGCCAGTGGTGAAACCGCCACTCACGCAGCTGTCGTTCTGGCTAACGGTCATCGAATTAACAGCATTGAGCAGACGCAGTCGCTCCCGGTGTACTCCGTGGGCGGTCAGGTGAGTCATATTCCCGCCACGCCTGCGCTTTCAGCGTTGCGTCAGGTGCTGTGCTATGACGGCTACCTCACGCCGCATAACCCGCAAAATCAGCAGCACTGCATTGGCGCCAGCTATCATCGAGGGAGCGAGGAAACCGCATATCGCGAGGACGATCAGCAGCAAAATCGTCAGCGCTTAATCGACTGCTTGCCTAACGCTGCGTGGGCAAAAGAGGTGGACGTCAGTGCGCATGCCGCCCGTTGTGGAGTGCGCTGCGCCACGCGCGATCACATGCCGATGGTCGGCAACGTCGCGGACTATGACGCCACGCTCAGCCAGTATGCCACTCTTGCCGAAGACAAAGAGCACGCCGTAAACGCCCCGGTGTATTCCGATTTGTTTATGCTGGGCGCGCTGGGCTCGCGCGGGTTGTGTACTGCCCCGCTATGTGCAGAAATTCTGGCATCACAAATGAGCGATGAACCTATCCCTATGGATGCCAGCACGCTGGCGGCGTTGAATCCGAATCGGTTGTGGGTCAGGAAGTTATTGAAGGGAAAAGCGGTGAAATAA
- the smrB gene encoding endonuclease SmrB, with product MKKKTSLSEEDQTLFRQLMTGTRKIKQDTIVHRPPRKKIAEVPIKRLLQEQADASHYFSDEFQPLLNTDGPVRYLRADVSHFELKKMRRGDYSPELFLDLHGLTQQQAKQELGALIAACRREHVFCACVMHGHGKHILKQQTPLWLAQHPHVMAFHQAPKEYGGDAALLVLIEVEEWLPPELP from the coding sequence ATGAAAAAGAAAACATCGCTCAGCGAGGAGGATCAGACGCTGTTTCGCCAGCTGATGACCGGTACGCGTAAAATTAAACAGGACACCATTGTTCACCGCCCCCCACGTAAAAAAATTGCCGAGGTTCCGATTAAAAGGCTGCTACAAGAGCAGGCTGATGCCAGCCACTATTTCTCGGACGAGTTTCAGCCGCTGCTGAATACGGACGGCCCGGTAAGATACCTGCGTGCCGACGTGAGCCATTTCGAACTGAAAAAAATGCGCCGTGGCGATTACTCCCCGGAGCTGTTTCTCGATCTGCACGGACTGACCCAGCAGCAGGCCAAACAGGAGTTAGGCGCGCTGATTGCCGCCTGTCGTCGCGAACATGTGTTTTGTGCCTGCGTGATGCATGGCCACGGAAAGCATATTCTTAAGCAGCAAACGCCGCTCTGGCTGGCGCAGCATCCGCACGTGATGGCGTTTCATCAGGCGCCGAAAGAGTACGGTGGTGACGCCGCGCTGCTGGTGCTGATTGAAGTGGAAGAGTGGCTACCGCCTGAACTTCCGTAA
- a CDS encoding elongation factor P hydroxylase → MNNTHHYEQLIEIFNGCFADEFNTRLIKGDDEPIYLPADAELPYHRIVFAHGYYASALHEISHWCIAGKARRELVDFGYWYCPDGRDAKTQCQFEDVEVKPQAFDWLFCMAAGYPFNVSCDNLEGDFEPDRVVFQRRVHAQVMEYLDKGIPERPARFINALQNYYHTPELKAEQFPWPEALN, encoded by the coding sequence ATGAATAATACCCATCACTATGAACAGTTAATTGAGATTTTTAACGGCTGCTTTGCCGATGAATTTAATACCCGTCTGATTAAAGGCGACGACGAACCGATCTATCTTCCTGCTGATGCGGAATTACCGTATCACCGTATCGTTTTTGCGCATGGTTATTATGCCAGCGCGCTACACGAAATCTCACACTGGTGCATCGCCGGTAAGGCCCGTCGTGAGCTGGTCGATTTTGGTTACTGGTACTGCCCTGATGGACGCGATGCGAAGACGCAATGCCAGTTTGAAGATGTGGAAGTGAAGCCGCAGGCGTTTGACTGGCTGTTTTGCATGGCGGCGGGATATCCGTTTAACGTCAGTTGCGACAACCTGGAAGGGGACTTTGAACCGGATCGCGTGGTATTCCAGCGCCGTGTTCATGCCCAGGTGATGGAGTATCTGGATAAGGGCATCCCCGAACGTCCGGCGCGCTTCATTAACGCGTTACAAAATTATTATCACACGCCTGAACTTAAGGCGGAACAATTCCCGTGGCCCGAAGCGCTCAACTGA
- a CDS encoding sulfite exporter TauE/SafE family protein: MDHFASVFMVSPLLLGVLFFVAMLAGFIDSLAGGGGLLTIPALMAAGMPPAQALATNKLQACGGSISSSLYFIRRGVVNLADQKLNIFMTFIGSMSGALLVQHVQSDILRQILPVLVICIGLYFLLMPKVGEEDRQRRLHGLPFALVAGGCVGFYDGFFGPAAGSFYALAFVMLCGYNLAKSTAHAKVLNATSNIGGLLLFALGGKVIWATGFVMLIGQFIGARMGSRLVLSKGQKLIRPMIVIVSAVMSAKLLYDNHGQEILHWLGMN; this comes from the coding sequence ATGGATCATTTTGCCTCTGTGTTTATGGTGTCGCCACTGCTGTTAGGCGTGCTTTTTTTCGTGGCGATGCTGGCAGGTTTTATTGATTCTCTGGCCGGAGGCGGTGGTTTACTCACCATCCCGGCATTGATGGCGGCCGGCATGCCACCCGCGCAAGCGCTGGCTACCAATAAGTTGCAGGCCTGTGGCGGATCTATCTCTTCTTCCCTCTATTTTATTCGTCGGGGCGTGGTTAACCTGGCGGATCAGAAGCTCAATATCTTCATGACGTTTATCGGGTCAATGAGCGGCGCGCTATTGGTTCAGCACGTGCAGTCAGATATTCTGCGCCAGATCCTGCCGGTTCTGGTTATCTGTATTGGCCTTTACTTTCTGTTAATGCCGAAAGTGGGCGAAGAAGATCGTCAGCGTCGATTGCACGGGTTGCCTTTCGCGCTGGTGGCCGGTGGCTGCGTTGGCTTTTACGATGGCTTTTTTGGTCCGGCGGCGGGATCGTTCTACGCGCTGGCCTTTGTCATGTTATGCGGCTATAACCTGGCGAAATCGACGGCCCACGCCAAAGTATTAAATGCCACATCGAATATCGGTGGGCTGTTGCTGTTTGCCCTCGGCGGCAAAGTGATTTGGGCGACCGGATTTGTGATGCTCATTGGCCAGTTTATTGGCGCACGGATGGGCTCGCGTTTGGTGCTCAGCAAAGGACAAAAACTCATACGGCCAATGATCGTCATTGTCTCCGCCGTGATGAGCGCCAAGCTACTTTATGATAATCATGGACAGGAGATTCTCCACTGGCTGGGGATGAACTAA
- the aroC gene encoding chorismate synthase has translation MAGNTIGQLFRVTTFGESHGLALGCIVDGVPPGISLTEADLQHDLDRRRPGTSRYTTQRREPDQVKILSGVFEGVTTGTSIGLLIENTDQRSQDYGAIKDVFRPGHADYTYEQKYGLRDYRGGGRSSARETAMRVAAGAIAKKYLAEKFGVEIRGCLTQMGDIPLEIKDWSQVELNPFFCPDPDKLDALDELMRGLKKEGDSIGAKVTVVASGVPAGLGEPVFDRLDADIAHALMSINAVKGVEIGDGFDVVALRGSQNRDEITKEGFQSNHAGGILGGISSGQQIIAHMALKPTSSITVPGRTINRFGEEVDMITKGRHDPCVGIRAVPIAEAMLAIVLMDHLLRQRAQNADVKTDIPRW, from the coding sequence ATGGCAGGAAACACAATTGGGCAACTCTTTCGCGTAACCACTTTCGGCGAATCACACGGGCTGGCGCTCGGTTGTATTGTCGATGGTGTTCCGCCGGGCATTTCTCTGACAGAAGCTGACCTGCAGCACGATCTCGACAGACGCCGTCCGGGCACATCGCGCTACACTACGCAGCGTCGTGAGCCGGATCAGGTGAAAATCCTCTCCGGCGTGTTTGAGGGCGTTACCACCGGCACCAGCATTGGGCTGTTGATTGAAAATACCGATCAGCGTTCACAGGATTACGGCGCGATTAAGGACGTTTTTCGTCCAGGACACGCCGACTATACCTATGAGCAGAAATATGGCCTGCGCGACTACCGTGGTGGCGGACGCTCATCCGCACGTGAAACGGCGATGCGCGTGGCGGCCGGAGCTATTGCCAAAAAGTATCTGGCAGAAAAATTCGGCGTTGAAATTCGCGGCTGCCTGACGCAGATGGGTGATATTCCGCTGGAGATCAAAGACTGGTCCCAGGTGGAACTTAACCCGTTCTTTTGTCCGGACCCGGATAAACTCGACGCGCTGGACGAACTGATGCGTGGGCTGAAGAAAGAGGGTGACTCCATCGGAGCGAAGGTGACCGTTGTTGCAAGCGGCGTTCCTGCGGGTCTCGGCGAACCGGTATTCGACCGCCTGGATGCCGACATCGCCCATGCGCTAATGAGCATTAACGCCGTTAAGGGCGTTGAGATTGGCGACGGATTTGACGTTGTTGCGCTGCGCGGCAGCCAGAACCGAGATGAAATCACCAAAGAAGGTTTCCAGAGTAACCATGCGGGCGGCATTCTGGGTGGGATCAGCAGCGGGCAACAAATCATTGCTCATATGGCGCTGAAACCGACGTCCAGTATTACCGTTCCAGGTCGTACCATTAACCGCTTCGGTGAAGAAGTCGACATGATCACTAAAGGTCGTCACGATCCATGTGTTGGGATCCGCGCTGTGCCGATCGCCGAGGCGATGCTGGCGATCGTATTGATGGATCACCTGCTGCGTCAGCGGGCGCAGAATGCGGACGTGAAGACCGATATTCCACGCTGGTAA
- the mepA gene encoding penicillin-insensitive murein endopeptidase, translating to MKKTALVALALFASTACLAATPWQKITHPVAGSAQSIGAFSNGCIVGADTLPVQSEHYQVMRTDQRRYFGHPDLVMFIQRLSNQANNLGLGTVLIGDMGMPAGGRFNGGHASHQTGLDVDIFLQLPKTRWTQSQLLRPQALDLVSQDGKRVVPSLWKPEIFSLIRLAAKDNEVTRIFVNPAIKQQLCLDAGTDRDWLRKVRPWFQHRAHMHVRLRCPADSLECEDQPLPPPGDGCGAELQSWFEPPKPGTTKPEKKTPPPLPPSCQALLDEHVL from the coding sequence ATGAAAAAAACGGCACTTGTGGCGCTGGCTCTGTTTGCCAGCACCGCCTGTCTGGCGGCGACGCCCTGGCAGAAAATTACCCATCCGGTTGCAGGTAGCGCGCAGTCTATCGGCGCGTTTTCCAATGGCTGCATTGTTGGTGCAGATACGCTGCCTGTACAGTCAGAACACTATCAGGTGATGCGCACCGATCAGCGTCGTTACTTTGGTCATCCGGACCTGGTGATGTTTATCCAGCGTCTGAGTAATCAGGCTAATAATCTGGGGCTGGGCACGGTGTTAATCGGCGATATGGGCATGCCAGCCGGTGGGCGGTTCAATGGCGGTCACGCCAGCCACCAGACGGGACTGGATGTCGATATTTTCCTGCAACTGCCAAAAACGCGCTGGACCCAGTCGCAACTGCTGCGACCGCAGGCGTTAGATTTGGTCTCACAGGACGGTAAACGTGTCGTGCCGTCACTGTGGAAGCCGGAGATTTTCAGCCTGATAAGGCTGGCGGCAAAAGATAATGAAGTCACGCGTATTTTTGTGAACCCGGCGATTAAGCAGCAACTTTGTCTGGATGCGGGTACCGACAGGGACTGGTTGCGTAAAGTGCGGCCATGGTTCCAGCATCGTGCGCATATGCATGTACGGTTACGTTGTCCTGCCGACAGTCTTGAGTGCGAAGATCAACCGTTACCGCCACCGGGTGACGGCTGTGGCGCGGAGCTGCAAAGCTGGTTCGAACCTCCAAAACCTGGAACCACCAAGCCTGAGAAGAAGACACCGCCCCCGTTGCCGCCTTCCTGCCAGGCGCTACTGGACGAGCATGTACTCTAA
- a CDS encoding YfcL family protein gives MIAEFESRILALIDDMVEHASDDELFASGYLRGHLTLAVAELDAGEDHSAEALYANVTSSLAKAISAGELSPRDQALVKEMWDMLFQKATKQ, from the coding sequence ATGATCGCGGAGTTTGAATCACGCATTCTGGCATTAATCGACGATATGGTAGAGCACGCCAGCGATGATGAGTTGTTTGCCAGTGGCTATTTGCGTGGGCACCTGACGCTGGCCGTGGCTGAACTGGACGCTGGCGAGGACCATTCCGCTGAGGCATTGTACGCCAATGTGACCAGCAGCCTGGCAAAAGCCATCAGCGCAGGCGAACTCTCGCCGCGTGACCAGGCGTTAGTGAAAGAGATGTGGGACATGTTGTTCCAGAAGGCGACAAAACAATAA
- the sixA gene encoding phosphohistidine phosphatase SixA, producing MQVFIMRHGDAALDAASDSVRPLTSCGCDESRLMANWLKGQKVDIERVLVSPFLRAEQTLDVVGECMNLPTGVDVLPELTPCGDVGLVSAYLQALANEGIATALVISHLPLVGYLVSELCPGETPPMFTTSAIASVTLDESGKGTFNWQMSPCNLKMAKAI from the coding sequence ATGCAAGTTTTTATCATGCGTCACGGCGACGCAGCCCTCGATGCCGCCAGTGATTCGGTTCGTCCCTTAACCTCTTGTGGTTGTGACGAATCTCGCCTGATGGCGAACTGGCTGAAAGGTCAAAAAGTGGATATCGAACGTGTTCTGGTGAGCCCGTTCCTACGAGCCGAACAAACGCTGGATGTGGTGGGGGAGTGTATGAACCTGCCAACCGGTGTGGATGTTTTGCCGGAGTTGACTCCCTGCGGCGATGTCGGTCTGGTCAGCGCCTATTTACAGGCTCTGGCCAATGAAGGTATCGCCACGGCACTGGTAATCTCTCACTTGCCTTTAGTGGGATATCTGGTGTCTGAGCTTTGCCCGGGCGAAACACCGCCGATGTTTACCACATCAGCGATTGCCAGCGTTACGCTTGATGAGAGCGGGAAGGGGACTTTTAACTGGCAGATGAGCCCGTGTAACCTGAAAATGGCAAAAGCGATTTAA